The sequence below is a genomic window from Plodia interpunctella isolate USDA-ARS_2022_Savannah chromosome 5, ilPloInte3.2, whole genome shotgun sequence.
CAAACAtgctcataaactttcgcctttaaaatattagtgggtttgattgattgatattgtAGGGTTAGTATGGTCGCTCCGACCAGACGACCTAGAGGTGGAGTTATTACGCGACTCCCGCGCCGTGTACAAGGACCTGGAGAAAGAAGACGAGAACTACGCCGGCTGGATCAATAATGGTGGAATCTTCATATCTAGGAGCAGGGTGAATATTTACAATctcaaaaacatattatattttggcCATATTTAGTTCCAATTTTTACTTGTTACACAAGTTCAAAATTATTCGAATTTCACTGTGTCTTCTTTCGTCCCATTTACGGTAGGCCCCGACCGAGTTACTCGGATTGTATTGCTGGTTTTCATATATACTgtggtgtttgcttaccatgaGGCAAATATAACAAGCTTATAAAAATCTAGAATGATCCGCTTTGGCGGAGAATATCCTATAATGCCACTCAGTTTCtctaatttcttttgtttgtcTCAATCGTTATGATTTCTTCATGTATTTACTTACTGTATTGTTCATTCCAGGCTCGAACAGAAGAGTACCTTCGCCTGCATTCACTGGGTATCGCCATGGGGATCCCAAGCACAGTTTTGGACCCTCCAGAAGCCCAGAAGTTGCTTCCGATCCTCGACCCCTCGGTATTCCAAATGGCGCTGTATTCTCCTGAAGACGGCACTATTGACCCTGCAATGGCCTGCAATGCCTTGTTGAAAGTGGCTAAGAGCAATGGAGCTATAGTAAGtgaaattatcaatatatttttctacagATTAGAAATGTCACAATAAAAACAGTCGTTtgtgttgatttatttttaaatctctgTGCAAGTTCAATTTCATTTCGTCGATTGTGCGTTATGTTGATATCAAAATTTAGAAAGATccaaatttttacatttcaaattgtaGATGTAGTCCTCAGtgcattaaaaaaagttgatgatatgttttaaaatctcCTTTTTCAGGTGTACGAGGACTGTCCAGCATTAGATATTCTCTATTCTCACAACTTGCTAGGCAACAAAGAGGTCACTGGAGTTCACACTGACAAGGGTTTTATCAAAACGAAATGCGTTATTAACGCTGGAGGtagtttataattaataatattttcttcttgcACTATTTTAATTCCATGTTACTTTAGATAGCTTAGAAATGTGAGTATGTTAATATTGCCTGAAGGCTGtagtattttgttaaaatgcaaatgattattataggcagcaataaaatttatcaaataaattgtttacgagtaatattaacaatatattgtGTACAAAGAATGGACTGAGTTCTaattagattaaattattaatgaactTTCCCACGACaagtaaacatatttatttacttacactAGCTGGTAACCAACGCAACAGTAACCAGGTatgataacataaatattattaaatataattcttatcGTTGCTTACTAATTATATCGTATGGTTATTATATATGACATTGGTATAGTGAACGTCTCAAACAAAGGGTTACaatgaaaagttttatttatcgtaTTTATCGGAGACAGCGACCGTGTGAAGTCGAGAAGAAAAACTAGCAAAGTTGGCTGCGACGCTTTGCAGCTGACGGAACAactgggaaaacgctcaaatgagagagggAGATGGCGGTCTTGATGACATTTCTTACTAGGTGCTTGGGGCCCGAGGATCGCACGATTTGCCGGCGTTCCATCCCTACCTCTGATACCTTTCAAACATGCGTACGTTGTGTGCGACGCCATACCCGAGATCCGCGGCTGCCCCAACCTGAGGGACCACGACGTCAACCTGTACCTGAAGTTCCAAGGAGAAACCTGCAGCATCGGCGGATATGAGAATAATCCAATTATGTTGGATCaggtgaatataaaaataagtttatgaaAACAGGCTGTATTTtccaattcaaattcataaatttattttctaaaaaataccCGTAAGCCTCTCAAAATtcaattatgatttaatttattttagcttgTTTTCAATCGCAACCTACCTTCATCCCGTCACATGCAGTGATTTCACATGTAGTGTGCACAcgtataagttaaaatatagtaataataaatatttataattgttagGTCCCGGATAACCAGCAATTCCACTTGTACGAACTCGACTGGGACATATTCGGAGTGCACATGACGAGCGCCACCACATTGTGCCCCAAGCTGGGCACAGTGGGCATCAAAAGCACCGTATGCGGCCCAGAGTCGTTCACGCCGGACCACAAACCTCTACTAGGGGAGGATCCTAATGTATTTGGTAAGTAAAGTTTATCATACATCTACGCTATGTTCACTTCTTCCCGTTCCACGCAAatgttggctggaagaaattgcttttGCGATAACAACGCCTTTGCGCTCCTTTATGTTTGAATACTTTGTTATATCTTATGTTTTTTCTGTAAATGGTGCATTAAAAGAGAGATATCTGCATTTctgtactaatattgtaaagaagAAGTTTGTGTGTCGGGAATAATCTTTGGAAATACTCAACCGATTcacaaaattctttcacacaTAGGAATCTACATTGACATAGTGTACTTATAGTTTGTGCCGACATTCCCACGTGAGTAGAGCCACCTACATTTTATATGCCAAATAGCTGTATTTGGCATTTTATATGCCCACTGTCCCGTGTCATCGTTCACATGGAAATTTTGGAActcatatttcaaatttcatcgaaatccgcCGATATTTAGTATCAAACATCATAACTTTCACATTGAGTAGGCTTAAAATAAACCGATACACCAAATTATATCGAATTCCTCTTTTCGTCACTATTTTGATtagatacttatttattagtatatttattttacgcatTCGCGACTACATAATGGACTTTCAACCTTGAAGTTTCCTCTTCCAGGTTTATACCACAACTGCGGCTACAACTCTGCGGGTATGATGCTGTCAGCCGGTTGCGCTATTCAGATGGCCGAGTGGGTTATTACTGGAAGGTAAACATCTTTCTCTAAAGGATTTAATCCTgtgttatcattatttatcatCTCCCGCAGATTGTTCAAGCAGTTTTATCCCATACAGCTTTATTATTTCACTACattgcttttttaaattctgaaactgtattttgtaacatctTGTTTCTGATGTCTTCATCTTTTCATTcggcaaaatattatatttttagtggtctttaataaataatacatgagGAAAAGTTACAACCAATAAGACATCACCAAATGTTCTCCTTCAtgcaaaagtatatttaaaataacattgtttaAAGTAAgagtaaatacttatttattgttattggaGACAATTATTTTAGCGAATTAACGAAACATTGATAAAGTTATGTATGATACAATGACGGTCGACATAGAAGTGGAAAAGGTTACTGGAGGATATCAGTAGGATTACATCGCACTTTTCGATTAGTTCGTTGTGATAACATTAGCGACCGCTATCATTACGTCACTACGTTTCGTAATAAAGATTGTTTGTGGGCGTTAACACAGCGAAATGTTCTACCCAAAAATAATGGCAGCATGGAAAATAGGagcaaaaatttaagaaaccccCGACATTGAAGTAGCTGTAATTATCGCATCTGCTAGAAAATAGCTGGCAGTTTACGAACGACTGAACGCACATTCCAAActtagctaagaacactctcgataaattttctttcaaataataaaaaaataactaggtaATAGGTTAGACAGATATATAGCCAAGCCGTCGGGGTATAAATATAGGTCACCACgaggtattttttatagtcttaaaatatttaattgtatattgCTATTATCTGCTTTGCCAGTTGCCGACAACAAAGCGATAATGgcatgttaaatttatatcacTGTTACAATActtaagatataaataaattttggcgttaataaaaaaatattacattacataaaagtAAACTTAATTTCGCAACTATTATGACGAGATGaaggtattatatttttattgaatgaaagttaaatatattccGTTGgttatcttaaaaattaaaatagtagcAATGCTTGCGTTTGGTACTGTAATGCGTCACATCGTAATCCTCAAACAAAATTCAGTCAAAAGCGGTATCACATATCATAACATCACAAACCTTACCTGTAATCGTATTGTGCGGAAATGTTCAATGGAAGAGTAACCTAACGTCAAAATTTGACAGGCCAAGTCGCAACATGTTCAACTACGACATCCGGCGTTTCACTCCGGCGCAACTGTCGCGCGGCCACTGGATGCGCGAGCGCAGCCACGAGGCGTACGCTAAGAACTACTCTATCGTGTTCCCCAATGACGAACCTTTGGCGGGAAGAGACGCCAGTCATGACGCTCTTCATCAGGAGTTGGTGGAAGATGGCGCCGTGATGCAGAGCAGGGCCGGGTGGGAAAGGCCAGCATTCTTCATGCCCGGGGAGAAGGTATTGTACATGGCATTAACAATGCTTGAATATCCAAAAGGAATTTTAAGTAAAGATGGTGTTATCTCTCTTAAAACATGCGCCATCCAATAACACAACTCTCGatcttactttggagctaagtcaatctgtgtgattcgtgcttatatatttatttataattatatctgaTATGATGCCAAATACCACCCTCTAGTAGCTGTAGTTGCATACATCTTCAGCTACTATATTAGTTCAAGCCATTGGCACTTGtactaatatttgatttattttcaacaaaattcaacaataattaaaaaatgtctttCAGATCCGAGTACCTCAGTACGACTGGTACGGCACGCACGACTACCCAAGGAACACCAATGATCGTTACGAAGAAGTGCTGAAAGGAGAATACACTTTCGGCTTCTCCAAGCATCACAAACTGGTTGGCtttagttattgtttttttttttttggttagtCTTAAAGGCGCTTAATCTCCGCGCACTACCATcacatattttgattaatttcattagaaaaaaaaacaaagattatgccacactagataaataatttcagttgACTAAAAGTATTTTGGTGGCCACCGCTTTAGTTTTAATCAACTCTGCACGTTTAATCTCggtaaaataactgttcctgtgGAAAATAAATGCGGAGACGCGTACGGAAGCTAGTTAAGTGATAAAATGTTACAGATAGGACAAGAAGCGTTGGCGTGTCGTAACGCGGCGGCGATGTTCAACATGTCTTACTTCGGCAAGTTCTACCTGACGGGGCCCGACGCACAGCGCACCGCCGAGTTAGCTTTCACCGCCGATTTGGCTAGACAGGACAATAGGTAAACCATACTAAAtactaatagtataaatgcgaaagtctgtctgttctgctttcacggctaaaccgatttttatgaaatttaatatgcaTGCATATTGAAGATATCAGTTCAATCATAAGCTACTTTGTTTTCAATAATCAAGTATCGGTtgtgacgccccgaagccTGGGTATGCAAAGTAACCTATTGTTTTTAAACCCTCCTTTTGGTTGAGTGTTTTATTGTTGATATTACTTAACACCTGCTTTTCAACTATTCCCACACCCAAAATCACCGCAATTCAATGCTTcgtttgattaaaaaaagaaggacaaacacactttcacatttataaaaggTTAGTCCAGTTGCGGGACAcgaaagataaaaattataatatgtatatgtataagtcTATTATTCTATGTTTAGGTTGGTATACTCACTCATGCTGAACGAGAAAGGCAAAGTAGAAGCGGATTTAACAGTCAGCATTCTCGACGGCGGCAGCGGACAACTCCACGAGCCTATTTTCAAGGTATGTAAGTTTAgaattcatattttgtaactatATTGTTTCATAATTATACACTTCTCAATGAACTCAGATACTGACGTGAGTGAACGTACAtagcgtagtttgtatgttaactatttaccgcaaggaaaaaccagaAAAACTGGTAGTCTAGtgctgtaaaataaaaaaaaaacttattaagcCATTAGCGTAAACGAAACATTTAAGAACGTCACGTTAGAGTATCAATAATTAGTATGGGGCGTTTGAACGTatcaaaaaatgtgtgattttatttttgtcatatcgttgaaagtatttttactggtgtttctaataatttatggGCCTTCGAacagtcatcaaaataaaagtttgtcgTCTTTTATTATTCATGCAGGGTCGCGGTTACTACTTGGTAACATCGGGTTTCAACGCTCACCATATTCTGGCTCACCTGCGACGTATCGTTCAGATTTATAAACTGCGCGCCAACATCACAGATGTCTCTAAACAGCTCTGCATTCTTAGTGTACAAGGACCATACaggtaagaaataaaaatatgtttatatattgcCTATTGGATGCTTGGTCGAATTTTTGAGAATTCGATATAGATTCTTTTCTTGAAGACTTAGGGTCTtctctaatttattatttatatattgagtgtattattgctaacactggtatcagattttattcaagtcattTAAAGGTATCTGATATGCCTTTTTTACGATTTCCTACTGCCATCTAGCGACAAGTAATCGCcacacacactagtgaactaaactgttcaccaatgtgcaggttttcctcacgatgttttccttcaccggaagcaagtggtggtctatgaagtcagatttgtatacaaacacaCGTAATAccagtaggattcgaacctgggacctttcgattcacaggcgggcgtcctAACTAATTACACTACCACTGCTTCAACTGCATGAAGTTAATATTAGAATTATGAgttgtaattatgaaaatttaaccGGATGAAGAAAAGCACGTGTGACATGACGAAATCATTAAACGAGTTGTGATTTCCAGCCGGCGCATCCTCCAGCGCTACACCGACGCCGGCCTCTCCAACGAGGCGTTCCCCGTGAGCACGCACCGCAGCGTGCGGCTGTGCGCGACGCACGCGGCGCACGCGGCGCGCGGTGTCACGTGCCGCGCGCTGCGCGTGGGCTGGAGCGGCGAGCTCGGCTGGGAGCTGCACGTGCCCTCTGCGCACGCGCCGCGTCTGTACCGCGCACTGGCACACGCCAAAGATCTCAGGAATGCTGGCTGGAGGGCGCTCTCGTCGCTTAGTGCCGAGAAGGGTAAGcattttgttgtgttttgCACAGATCATCACTGTTTATCTTTACGGTACCGCGGGCGTTTTGTGTGGAAAAATTTAAGCAAATTATTAGTACCCacaaaagtaaagaaaatgtttagcATTTCATAATGGTGTATACACATCGCGTATAAGCGAATAGATTTTACGAAGTCATATACCAtatcttgtaaaaaaattagattaatTCACCTTCATATAGTCAATCCGAAAATAGGTCTACTGCACGTGTGTCATTGATCTGCCTCCAACTGTGCTTAAtttatagtacataatattttaactaatgaAATGATACTTcgatgaatttaaatttaaatgaagtaATTATAAACACTTTTCAGGTTATCATTTATGGAATGCTGACGTTAGGAGTGACGATAACCCCATAGAAGCTAATTTAGGATTCACATGCCGTAAAGAGGGCGATTATATAGGAAATGATAAAGTTACAAAAGCACGAGAAAATGGAGTTACCAA
It includes:
- the Sardh gene encoding sarcosine dehydrogenase, mitochondrial; amino-acid sequence: MFKVIRDSSVRLKAANFLKNFKKRTFASQQEVVSSADVVVVGGGISGSNTLYQLSKRGVKTVLLERGKITCGTTWHTAGLVWSLRPDDLEVELLRDSRAVYKDLEKEDENYAGWINNGGIFISRSRARTEEYLRLHSLGIAMGIPSTVLDPPEAQKLLPILDPSVFQMALYSPEDGTIDPAMACNALLKVAKSNGAIVYEDCPALDILYSHNLLGNKEVTGVHTDKGFIKTKCVINAGGAWGPRIARFAGVPSLPLIPFKHAYVVCDAIPEIRGCPNLRDHDVNLYLKFQGETCSIGGYENNPIMLDQVPDNQQFHLYELDWDIFGVHMTSATTLCPKLGTVGIKSTVCGPESFTPDHKPLLGEDPNVFGLYHNCGYNSAGMMLSAGCAIQMAEWVITGRPSRNMFNYDIRRFTPAQLSRGHWMRERSHEAYAKNYSIVFPNDEPLAGRDASHDALHQELVEDGAVMQSRAGWERPAFFMPGEKIRVPQYDWYGTHDYPRNTNDRYEEVLKGEYTFGFSKHHKLIGQEALACRNAAAMFNMSYFGKFYLTGPDAQRTAELAFTADLARQDNRLVYSLMLNEKGKVEADLTVSILDGGSGQLHEPIFKGRGYYLVTSGFNAHHILAHLRRIVQIYKLRANITDVSKQLCILSVQGPYSRRILQRYTDAGLSNEAFPVSTHRSVRLCATHAAHAARGVTCRALRVGWSGELGWELHVPSAHAPRLYRALAHAKDLRNAGWRALSSLSAEKGYHLWNADVRSDDNPIEANLGFTCRKEGDYIGNDKVTKARENGVTKKYAFFTLDDQVALFGQEAVYRNGEAVGFLRRGDYGYYLNKPIGIGYIKNKGSIVTKEYLTSGDYEIDVRGKRYSARLHLKSPFDPSGQRILGNYGELLTDENTHEPHAGQNERAGGSE